A single window of Taeniopygia guttata chromosome 1, bTaeGut7.mat, whole genome shotgun sequence DNA harbors:
- the BOC gene encoding brother of CDO isoform X3, with protein MAMTRGRKRPMSPIPCLVLAAASCFAKLSESLQVTVQPASIVQKLGGPVSLGCVVDPPRVNLTWRLNGKELAGSDEVLGIHVERGKLIIMALNNRTVGRYQCIARVPEGVIASVPAVVTLANLKDFKFNGQHVIEVDEGNTAVIACDLPESHPKAQVRYSVKQEWLEASRDNYLIMPSGNLQIVNASQEDEGTYKCAAYNPVTQEVKTSVSSERLRVRRSTAEAARIIYPPEAQTIIVTKGQSLILECVASGIPPPRVTWAKDGSGVSAYNKTRFLLSNLLIDPTSEEDSGTYSCTADNGVGEAGAAFIFYNVQVFEPPEVTMELSQQIIPWGQSAKFTCKVRGNPQPSVVWLRNAVPLSGSRRLRLSRRALRLLSVGPEDEGIYQCMAENEVGSAQAMVQLRTARPGAPLNPGRDVQLHTAQSPTPPSRNSTLKLPLDKAGLPKPGTTPPLAASPQCAANKELVPPAEAPIILSSPRTSKTDSYDLVWRPRPDSRAPILYYVVKHRKQVTNASDSWTVRDVPASQHRLTLTRLDPGSLYEVEMAAHNCAGEGQTAMVTFRTGRRPKPEIVASKEQQIQRDDPGTSTQSSNQADNSRLSPPEAPDRPTISMASETSVYVTWIPRGNGGFPIQSFRVEYKKLKKLGDWVLATSDIPPSRLSVEIPGLEKGTSYKFRVRALNILGESEPSAASRPYVVSGYSSRVYERPVAGPYITFTDAINETTIMLKWMYIPASNNNTPIHGFYIYYRPTDSDNDSDYKKDVVEGDRYWHSISHLQPETSYDIKMQCFNEGGESEFSNVMICETKARKSLGLPGRLPPSKVPPQQHPPLNGGHSGLGTGAMVARSSDLPYLIVGVVLGSIVLLIVAFIPFCLWRAWSKQKQTIDMSFPGAGLLVSSCQYTMVPLRGISAPRASGHPFINGQPYASRAHLNGICTSAGVGYTSTKPRDYSPDEMPQSQEETKALLQARVLQNGSAQQDYQPSRISGRNNLIVEVAKTYSPLSSFPPPVPKWETEKQDERSKHL; from the exons ATGGCAATGACACGTGGAAGGAAGAGGCCCATGTCCCCCATCCCTTGCCTCGTGCTTGCGGCTGCCAGCTGTTTTGCCAAACTGA GTGAATCACTGCAGGTCACAGTGCAACCTGCTTCTATTGTCCAAAAACTTGGAGGCCCAGTCAGCCTGGGCTGTGTGGTAGACCCCCCCCGAGTGAACCTCACCTGGAGACTGAACGGGAAGGAGCTGGCTGGATCAGACGAGGTGCTGGGCATCCATGTGGAGCGAGGGAAGCTCATCATCATGGCTCTCAACAACCGCACCGTGGGGCGCTACCAGTGCATCGCTCGTGTGCCTGAAGGAGTCATTGCCAGTGTCCCTGCAGTGGTCACCCTAGCTA ATCTCAAAGATTTCAAGTTCAATGGCCAGCATGTGATTGAGGTGGATGAAGGGAACACAGCCGTGATTGCCTGCGACCTGCCCGAAAGTCACCCCAAGGCTCAGGTCCGCTACAGTGTGAAGCAGGAGTGGCTGGAGGCTTCCCGAG ACAATTATCTTATTATGCCATCTGGAAACCTTCAGATCGTTAATGCCAGCCAGGAGGATGAGGGGACTTACAAATGTGCTGCCTACAACCCTGTGACACAGGAGGTGAAAACTTCAGTCTCCAGTGAGAGGCTCCGTGTGAGAC GCTCCACAGCAGAGGCAGCCCGGATAATCTACCCTCCTGAGGCTCAGACCATCATTGTCACCAAGGGCCAGAGCCTCATTCTGGAGTGCGTGGCCAGCGGGATCCCCCCGCCGCGGGTCACCTGGGCTAAGGATGGCTCCGGCGTCTCCGCCTACAACAAGACGCGCTTCCTGCTCAGCAACCTCCTGATCGACCCCACGAGCGAGGAGGACTCAGGCACCTACAGCTGCACGGCTGACAATGGCGTTGGGGAGGCCGGGGCTGCCTTCATCTTCTACAATGTGCAGGTGTTTG AACCCCCGGAGGTCACCATGGAGCTGTCCCAGCAGATCATTCCCTGGGGCCAAAGCGCCAAGTTCACGTGCAAGGTGCGCGGGAACCCGCAGCCCTCGGTGGTGTGGCTGCGCAACGCGGTGCCGCTGTCAGGCAGCCGGCGGCTGCGGCTGTCGCGCCGGGCGCTGCGGCTGCTCAGCGTGGGGCCCGAGGACGAGGGCATCTACCAGTGCATGGCCGAGAACGAGGTGGGCAGCGCCCAAGCCATGGTGCAGCTGAGGACAGCCCGCCCGG GAGCTCCACTCAACCCTGGGCGAGATGTCCAGCTGCACACGGCTCAATCTCCAACACCACCTTCCAGGAACAGCACCTTAAAGCTGCCCTTGGATAAAGCTGGACTGCCCAAGCCTGGGACAACCCCTCCTCTAGCAGCATCTCCACAGTGTGCAGCCAACAAGGAGCTGGTGCCTCCAGCTGAAGCCCCCATCATCCTCAGTTCTCCACGGACCTCCAAGACAGACAGCTACGACCTGGTGTGGAGACCCCGGCCTGACAGCAGAGCCCCCATCCTCTATTACGTGGTGAAGCATCGCAAG CAGGTCACCAACGCCTCGGACAGCTGGACTGTGAGGGATGTCCCAGCCTCGCAGCACCGCCTGACCCTCACTAGGCTGGACCCTGGGAGCCTGTACGAGGTGGAGATGGCTGCTCACAACTGCGCCGGCGAGGGACAGACAGCCATGGTGACCTTCCGCACCG GGCGGCGCCCAAAGCCAGAGATAGTTGccagcaaagagcagcagatCCAGAGGGATGACCCAGGCACGAGCACTCAGAGCAGTAACCAGGCCGACAACAGCCGTCTGTCCC CTCCTGAGGCACCGGACCGTCCAACCATCTCCATGGCCTCAGAGACATCTGTGTACGTGACCTGGATCCCCCGTGGGAATGGCGGGTTCCCCATCCAGTCTTTCCGCGTGGAGTATAAGAAATTGAAGAAGTTGGGAGACTGGGTCCTGGCCACTAGTGATATTCCTCCCTCTCGCCTCTCTGTGGAAATCCCAGGCCTGGAGAAAG GCACATCGTATAAGTTCCGTGTGCGGGCGCTGAACATCCTGGGAGAGAGCGAGCCCAGCGCGGCGTCCCGGCCATACGTGGTGTCGGGGTACAGCAGCCGTGTCTACGAGCGCCCCGTGGCTGGGCCCTACATCACCTTCACAGACGCCATCAACGAGACCACCATCATGCTCAAGTGGATG TACATCCCAGCCAGCAATAACAACACCCCCATCCATGGATTTTACATCTACTACCGCCCCActgacagtgacaatgacagtgACTACAAGAAGGACGTGGTGGAAG GAGATCGGTACTGGCACTCCATCAGCCACCTGCAGCCAGAGACCTCATATGACATTAAGATGCAGTGCTTCAACGAGGGAGGTGAAAGCGAGTTCAGCAACGTGATGATCTGTGAAACCAAAG CTCGGAAGTCTCTTGGTCTGCCAGGTCGTCTTCCACCCTCCAAAGTGCCCCCTCAGCAGCATCCCCCACTCAATGGTGGGCACAGTggcctggggacaggagccatgGTGGCCCGTTCCAGCGACTTGCCGTACTTGATTGTAGGCGTTGTGCTGGGATCCATTGTACTCCTCATCGTGGCTTTCATCCCCTTTTGCCTTTGGAGAGCTTGGTCCAAGCAGA agcaaaCCATTGACATGAGcttcccaggagctgggctgctggtgTCATCCTGCCAGTACACCATGGTACCTCTGAGAGGCATCTCTGCTCCTCGTGCCAGTGGACACCCCTTTATTAATGGGCAGCCCTATGCCAGCAGGGCACATCTGAATGGCATCTGCACCTCTGCAGGAGTGGGGTACACAAGCACCAAGCCCCGAGATTACAGCCCTGATGAAATGCCACAG TCACAGGAAGAGACCAAGGCCTTGCTGCAGGCAAGAGTGCTGCAGAATGGGAGTGCCCAGCAAGACTACCAGCCCTCCAG GATTTCAGGAAGGAATAATTTAATTGTAGAGGTGGCCAAGACCTACTCCCCTCtgtcttcttttcctcctcctgttcctAAGTGGGAGACTGAAAAGCAGGATGAGAGAAGCAAACATCTGTGA
- the BOC gene encoding brother of CDO isoform X1: MAMTRGRKRPMSPIPCLVLAAASCFAKLSESLQVTVQPASIVQKLGGPVSLGCVVDPPRVNLTWRLNGKELAGSDEVLGIHVERGKLIIMALNNRTVGRYQCIARVPEGVIASVPAVVTLANLKDFKFNGQHVIEVDEGNTAVIACDLPESHPKAQVRYSVKQEWLEASRDNYLIMPSGNLQIVNASQEDEGTYKCAAYNPVTQEVKTSVSSERLRVRRSTAEAARIIYPPEAQTIIVTKGQSLILECVASGIPPPRVTWAKDGSGVSAYNKTRFLLSNLLIDPTSEEDSGTYSCTADNGVGEAGAAFIFYNVQVFEPPEVTMELSQQIIPWGQSAKFTCKVRGNPQPSVVWLRNAVPLSGSRRLRLSRRALRLLSVGPEDEGIYQCMAENEVGSAQAMVQLRTARPGAPLNPGRDVQLHTAQSPTPPSRNSTLKLPLDKAGLPKPGTTPPLAASPQCAANKELVPPAEAPIILSSPRTSKTDSYDLVWRPRPDSRAPILYYVVKHRKQVTNASDSWTVRDVPASQHRLTLTRLDPGSLYEVEMAAHNCAGEGQTAMVTFRTGRRPKPEIVASKEQQIQRDDPGTSTQSSNQADNSRLSPPEAPDRPTISMASETSVYVTWIPRGNGGFPIQSFRVEYKKLKKLGDWVLATSDIPPSRLSVEIPGLEKGTSYKFRVRALNILGESEPSAASRPYVVSGYSSRVYERPVAGPYITFTDAINETTIMLKWMYIPASNNNTPIHGFYIYYRPTDSDNDSDYKKDVVEGDRYWHSISHLQPETSYDIKMQCFNEGGESEFSNVMICETKARKSLGLPGRLPPSKVPPQQHPPLNGGHSGLGTGAMVARSSDLPYLIVGVVLGSIVLLIVAFIPFCLWRAWSKQKQTIDMSFPGAGLLVSSCQYTMVPLRGISAPRASGHPFINGQPYASRAHLNGICTSAGVGYTSTKPRDYSPDEMPQSQEETKALLQARVLQNGSAQQDYQPSRLPSSRTEDSSFLYSLPDDSTHQLLQPQDDCPHLQEHFVGLHHPVMGSKVGGPSLDARRDTLLHQGSPCCLGLVPVEEVERLDCCQSRGDLHAQNPVITSLGQDLPRHLNSSPPPLRPLETHPPTS; encoded by the exons ATGGCAATGACACGTGGAAGGAAGAGGCCCATGTCCCCCATCCCTTGCCTCGTGCTTGCGGCTGCCAGCTGTTTTGCCAAACTGA GTGAATCACTGCAGGTCACAGTGCAACCTGCTTCTATTGTCCAAAAACTTGGAGGCCCAGTCAGCCTGGGCTGTGTGGTAGACCCCCCCCGAGTGAACCTCACCTGGAGACTGAACGGGAAGGAGCTGGCTGGATCAGACGAGGTGCTGGGCATCCATGTGGAGCGAGGGAAGCTCATCATCATGGCTCTCAACAACCGCACCGTGGGGCGCTACCAGTGCATCGCTCGTGTGCCTGAAGGAGTCATTGCCAGTGTCCCTGCAGTGGTCACCCTAGCTA ATCTCAAAGATTTCAAGTTCAATGGCCAGCATGTGATTGAGGTGGATGAAGGGAACACAGCCGTGATTGCCTGCGACCTGCCCGAAAGTCACCCCAAGGCTCAGGTCCGCTACAGTGTGAAGCAGGAGTGGCTGGAGGCTTCCCGAG ACAATTATCTTATTATGCCATCTGGAAACCTTCAGATCGTTAATGCCAGCCAGGAGGATGAGGGGACTTACAAATGTGCTGCCTACAACCCTGTGACACAGGAGGTGAAAACTTCAGTCTCCAGTGAGAGGCTCCGTGTGAGAC GCTCCACAGCAGAGGCAGCCCGGATAATCTACCCTCCTGAGGCTCAGACCATCATTGTCACCAAGGGCCAGAGCCTCATTCTGGAGTGCGTGGCCAGCGGGATCCCCCCGCCGCGGGTCACCTGGGCTAAGGATGGCTCCGGCGTCTCCGCCTACAACAAGACGCGCTTCCTGCTCAGCAACCTCCTGATCGACCCCACGAGCGAGGAGGACTCAGGCACCTACAGCTGCACGGCTGACAATGGCGTTGGGGAGGCCGGGGCTGCCTTCATCTTCTACAATGTGCAGGTGTTTG AACCCCCGGAGGTCACCATGGAGCTGTCCCAGCAGATCATTCCCTGGGGCCAAAGCGCCAAGTTCACGTGCAAGGTGCGCGGGAACCCGCAGCCCTCGGTGGTGTGGCTGCGCAACGCGGTGCCGCTGTCAGGCAGCCGGCGGCTGCGGCTGTCGCGCCGGGCGCTGCGGCTGCTCAGCGTGGGGCCCGAGGACGAGGGCATCTACCAGTGCATGGCCGAGAACGAGGTGGGCAGCGCCCAAGCCATGGTGCAGCTGAGGACAGCCCGCCCGG GAGCTCCACTCAACCCTGGGCGAGATGTCCAGCTGCACACGGCTCAATCTCCAACACCACCTTCCAGGAACAGCACCTTAAAGCTGCCCTTGGATAAAGCTGGACTGCCCAAGCCTGGGACAACCCCTCCTCTAGCAGCATCTCCACAGTGTGCAGCCAACAAGGAGCTGGTGCCTCCAGCTGAAGCCCCCATCATCCTCAGTTCTCCACGGACCTCCAAGACAGACAGCTACGACCTGGTGTGGAGACCCCGGCCTGACAGCAGAGCCCCCATCCTCTATTACGTGGTGAAGCATCGCAAG CAGGTCACCAACGCCTCGGACAGCTGGACTGTGAGGGATGTCCCAGCCTCGCAGCACCGCCTGACCCTCACTAGGCTGGACCCTGGGAGCCTGTACGAGGTGGAGATGGCTGCTCACAACTGCGCCGGCGAGGGACAGACAGCCATGGTGACCTTCCGCACCG GGCGGCGCCCAAAGCCAGAGATAGTTGccagcaaagagcagcagatCCAGAGGGATGACCCAGGCACGAGCACTCAGAGCAGTAACCAGGCCGACAACAGCCGTCTGTCCC CTCCTGAGGCACCGGACCGTCCAACCATCTCCATGGCCTCAGAGACATCTGTGTACGTGACCTGGATCCCCCGTGGGAATGGCGGGTTCCCCATCCAGTCTTTCCGCGTGGAGTATAAGAAATTGAAGAAGTTGGGAGACTGGGTCCTGGCCACTAGTGATATTCCTCCCTCTCGCCTCTCTGTGGAAATCCCAGGCCTGGAGAAAG GCACATCGTATAAGTTCCGTGTGCGGGCGCTGAACATCCTGGGAGAGAGCGAGCCCAGCGCGGCGTCCCGGCCATACGTGGTGTCGGGGTACAGCAGCCGTGTCTACGAGCGCCCCGTGGCTGGGCCCTACATCACCTTCACAGACGCCATCAACGAGACCACCATCATGCTCAAGTGGATG TACATCCCAGCCAGCAATAACAACACCCCCATCCATGGATTTTACATCTACTACCGCCCCActgacagtgacaatgacagtgACTACAAGAAGGACGTGGTGGAAG GAGATCGGTACTGGCACTCCATCAGCCACCTGCAGCCAGAGACCTCATATGACATTAAGATGCAGTGCTTCAACGAGGGAGGTGAAAGCGAGTTCAGCAACGTGATGATCTGTGAAACCAAAG CTCGGAAGTCTCTTGGTCTGCCAGGTCGTCTTCCACCCTCCAAAGTGCCCCCTCAGCAGCATCCCCCACTCAATGGTGGGCACAGTggcctggggacaggagccatgGTGGCCCGTTCCAGCGACTTGCCGTACTTGATTGTAGGCGTTGTGCTGGGATCCATTGTACTCCTCATCGTGGCTTTCATCCCCTTTTGCCTTTGGAGAGCTTGGTCCAAGCAGA agcaaaCCATTGACATGAGcttcccaggagctgggctgctggtgTCATCCTGCCAGTACACCATGGTACCTCTGAGAGGCATCTCTGCTCCTCGTGCCAGTGGACACCCCTTTATTAATGGGCAGCCCTATGCCAGCAGGGCACATCTGAATGGCATCTGCACCTCTGCAGGAGTGGGGTACACAAGCACCAAGCCCCGAGATTACAGCCCTGATGAAATGCCACAG TCACAGGAAGAGACCAAGGCCTTGCTGCAGGCAAGAGTGCTGCAGAATGGGAGTGCCCAGCAAGACTACCAGCCCTCCAG ATTGCCCAGCTCCAGAACAGAAGACAGCTCTTTCCTCTACAGTCTCCCAGATGACTCCACTCACCAGCTTCTTCAGCCACAAGATGACTGTCCTCATCTTCAAGAGCACTTTGTTGGCCTCCATCATCCTGTGATGGGAAGCAAAGTGGGAGGCCCTAGCCTGGATGCTCGACGGGATACCCTCCTCCACCAAG GAAGCCCTTGCTGCTTAGGCCTAGTGCCAGTTGAAGAGGTAGAAAGACTAGACTGCTGCCAGTCCAGAGGAGATCTCCATGCCCAGAATCCGGTGATCACATCTTTGGGTCAGGACCTACCAAGACATCTGAACAGCAGCCCTCCACCACTGAGACCCTTAGAGACTCATCCTCCCACCAGCTAG
- the BOC gene encoding brother of CDO isoform X2, translating to MAMTRGRKRPMSPIPCLVLAAASCFAKLSESLQVTVQPASIVQKLGGPVSLGCVVDPPRVNLTWRLNGKELAGSDEVLGIHVERGKLIIMALNNRTVGRYQCIARVPEGVIASVPAVVTLANLKDFKFNGQHVIEVDEGNTAVIACDLPESHPKAQVRYSVKQEWLEASRDNYLIMPSGNLQIVNASQEDEGTYKCAAYNPVTQEVKTSVSSERLRVRRSTAEAARIIYPPEAQTIIVTKGQSLILECVASGIPPPRVTWAKDGSGVSAYNKTRFLLSNLLIDPTSEEDSGTYSCTADNGVGEAGAAFIFYNVQVFEPPEVTMELSQQIIPWGQSAKFTCKVRGNPQPSVVWLRNAVPLSGSRRLRLSRRALRLLSVGPEDEGIYQCMAENEVGSAQAMVQLRTARPGAPLNPGRDVQLHTAQSPTPPSRNSTLKLPLDKAGLPKPGTTPPLAASPQCAANKELVPPAEAPIILSSPRTSKTDSYDLVWRPRPDSRAPILYYVVKHRKVTNASDSWTVRDVPASQHRLTLTRLDPGSLYEVEMAAHNCAGEGQTAMVTFRTGRRPKPEIVASKEQQIQRDDPGTSTQSSNQADNSRLSPPEAPDRPTISMASETSVYVTWIPRGNGGFPIQSFRVEYKKLKKLGDWVLATSDIPPSRLSVEIPGLEKGTSYKFRVRALNILGESEPSAASRPYVVSGYSSRVYERPVAGPYITFTDAINETTIMLKWMYIPASNNNTPIHGFYIYYRPTDSDNDSDYKKDVVEGDRYWHSISHLQPETSYDIKMQCFNEGGESEFSNVMICETKARKSLGLPGRLPPSKVPPQQHPPLNGGHSGLGTGAMVARSSDLPYLIVGVVLGSIVLLIVAFIPFCLWRAWSKQKQTIDMSFPGAGLLVSSCQYTMVPLRGISAPRASGHPFINGQPYASRAHLNGICTSAGVGYTSTKPRDYSPDEMPQSQEETKALLQARVLQNGSAQQDYQPSRLPSSRTEDSSFLYSLPDDSTHQLLQPQDDCPHLQEHFVGLHHPVMGSKVGGPSLDARRDTLLHQGSPCCLGLVPVEEVERLDCCQSRGDLHAQNPVITSLGQDLPRHLNSSPPPLRPLETHPPTS from the exons ATGGCAATGACACGTGGAAGGAAGAGGCCCATGTCCCCCATCCCTTGCCTCGTGCTTGCGGCTGCCAGCTGTTTTGCCAAACTGA GTGAATCACTGCAGGTCACAGTGCAACCTGCTTCTATTGTCCAAAAACTTGGAGGCCCAGTCAGCCTGGGCTGTGTGGTAGACCCCCCCCGAGTGAACCTCACCTGGAGACTGAACGGGAAGGAGCTGGCTGGATCAGACGAGGTGCTGGGCATCCATGTGGAGCGAGGGAAGCTCATCATCATGGCTCTCAACAACCGCACCGTGGGGCGCTACCAGTGCATCGCTCGTGTGCCTGAAGGAGTCATTGCCAGTGTCCCTGCAGTGGTCACCCTAGCTA ATCTCAAAGATTTCAAGTTCAATGGCCAGCATGTGATTGAGGTGGATGAAGGGAACACAGCCGTGATTGCCTGCGACCTGCCCGAAAGTCACCCCAAGGCTCAGGTCCGCTACAGTGTGAAGCAGGAGTGGCTGGAGGCTTCCCGAG ACAATTATCTTATTATGCCATCTGGAAACCTTCAGATCGTTAATGCCAGCCAGGAGGATGAGGGGACTTACAAATGTGCTGCCTACAACCCTGTGACACAGGAGGTGAAAACTTCAGTCTCCAGTGAGAGGCTCCGTGTGAGAC GCTCCACAGCAGAGGCAGCCCGGATAATCTACCCTCCTGAGGCTCAGACCATCATTGTCACCAAGGGCCAGAGCCTCATTCTGGAGTGCGTGGCCAGCGGGATCCCCCCGCCGCGGGTCACCTGGGCTAAGGATGGCTCCGGCGTCTCCGCCTACAACAAGACGCGCTTCCTGCTCAGCAACCTCCTGATCGACCCCACGAGCGAGGAGGACTCAGGCACCTACAGCTGCACGGCTGACAATGGCGTTGGGGAGGCCGGGGCTGCCTTCATCTTCTACAATGTGCAGGTGTTTG AACCCCCGGAGGTCACCATGGAGCTGTCCCAGCAGATCATTCCCTGGGGCCAAAGCGCCAAGTTCACGTGCAAGGTGCGCGGGAACCCGCAGCCCTCGGTGGTGTGGCTGCGCAACGCGGTGCCGCTGTCAGGCAGCCGGCGGCTGCGGCTGTCGCGCCGGGCGCTGCGGCTGCTCAGCGTGGGGCCCGAGGACGAGGGCATCTACCAGTGCATGGCCGAGAACGAGGTGGGCAGCGCCCAAGCCATGGTGCAGCTGAGGACAGCCCGCCCGG GAGCTCCACTCAACCCTGGGCGAGATGTCCAGCTGCACACGGCTCAATCTCCAACACCACCTTCCAGGAACAGCACCTTAAAGCTGCCCTTGGATAAAGCTGGACTGCCCAAGCCTGGGACAACCCCTCCTCTAGCAGCATCTCCACAGTGTGCAGCCAACAAGGAGCTGGTGCCTCCAGCTGAAGCCCCCATCATCCTCAGTTCTCCACGGACCTCCAAGACAGACAGCTACGACCTGGTGTGGAGACCCCGGCCTGACAGCAGAGCCCCCATCCTCTATTACGTGGTGAAGCATCGCAAG GTCACCAACGCCTCGGACAGCTGGACTGTGAGGGATGTCCCAGCCTCGCAGCACCGCCTGACCCTCACTAGGCTGGACCCTGGGAGCCTGTACGAGGTGGAGATGGCTGCTCACAACTGCGCCGGCGAGGGACAGACAGCCATGGTGACCTTCCGCACCG GGCGGCGCCCAAAGCCAGAGATAGTTGccagcaaagagcagcagatCCAGAGGGATGACCCAGGCACGAGCACTCAGAGCAGTAACCAGGCCGACAACAGCCGTCTGTCCC CTCCTGAGGCACCGGACCGTCCAACCATCTCCATGGCCTCAGAGACATCTGTGTACGTGACCTGGATCCCCCGTGGGAATGGCGGGTTCCCCATCCAGTCTTTCCGCGTGGAGTATAAGAAATTGAAGAAGTTGGGAGACTGGGTCCTGGCCACTAGTGATATTCCTCCCTCTCGCCTCTCTGTGGAAATCCCAGGCCTGGAGAAAG GCACATCGTATAAGTTCCGTGTGCGGGCGCTGAACATCCTGGGAGAGAGCGAGCCCAGCGCGGCGTCCCGGCCATACGTGGTGTCGGGGTACAGCAGCCGTGTCTACGAGCGCCCCGTGGCTGGGCCCTACATCACCTTCACAGACGCCATCAACGAGACCACCATCATGCTCAAGTGGATG TACATCCCAGCCAGCAATAACAACACCCCCATCCATGGATTTTACATCTACTACCGCCCCActgacagtgacaatgacagtgACTACAAGAAGGACGTGGTGGAAG GAGATCGGTACTGGCACTCCATCAGCCACCTGCAGCCAGAGACCTCATATGACATTAAGATGCAGTGCTTCAACGAGGGAGGTGAAAGCGAGTTCAGCAACGTGATGATCTGTGAAACCAAAG CTCGGAAGTCTCTTGGTCTGCCAGGTCGTCTTCCACCCTCCAAAGTGCCCCCTCAGCAGCATCCCCCACTCAATGGTGGGCACAGTggcctggggacaggagccatgGTGGCCCGTTCCAGCGACTTGCCGTACTTGATTGTAGGCGTTGTGCTGGGATCCATTGTACTCCTCATCGTGGCTTTCATCCCCTTTTGCCTTTGGAGAGCTTGGTCCAAGCAGA agcaaaCCATTGACATGAGcttcccaggagctgggctgctggtgTCATCCTGCCAGTACACCATGGTACCTCTGAGAGGCATCTCTGCTCCTCGTGCCAGTGGACACCCCTTTATTAATGGGCAGCCCTATGCCAGCAGGGCACATCTGAATGGCATCTGCACCTCTGCAGGAGTGGGGTACACAAGCACCAAGCCCCGAGATTACAGCCCTGATGAAATGCCACAG TCACAGGAAGAGACCAAGGCCTTGCTGCAGGCAAGAGTGCTGCAGAATGGGAGTGCCCAGCAAGACTACCAGCCCTCCAG ATTGCCCAGCTCCAGAACAGAAGACAGCTCTTTCCTCTACAGTCTCCCAGATGACTCCACTCACCAGCTTCTTCAGCCACAAGATGACTGTCCTCATCTTCAAGAGCACTTTGTTGGCCTCCATCATCCTGTGATGGGAAGCAAAGTGGGAGGCCCTAGCCTGGATGCTCGACGGGATACCCTCCTCCACCAAG GAAGCCCTTGCTGCTTAGGCCTAGTGCCAGTTGAAGAGGTAGAAAGACTAGACTGCTGCCAGTCCAGAGGAGATCTCCATGCCCAGAATCCGGTGATCACATCTTTGGGTCAGGACCTACCAAGACATCTGAACAGCAGCCCTCCACCACTGAGACCCTTAGAGACTCATCCTCCCACCAGCTAG